A genomic stretch from Embleya scabrispora includes:
- a CDS encoding dihydrofolate reductase family protein — MRKLIYGMNSTLDGYIAAAGDDIGWGGPRNDELFQWWLDHEQASGLSLYGRKLWETMSSYWPTGDQQPNATPAEIEFARNWRDTPKVVFSSTIEHVDWNTRLVTGDAITEITGLKAEDGGPMTIGGATLAGTAMRAGLIDEYVIATHPVLVGGGTPLFTALDNWVNLKLVETRTVPGGVVLTRYETRR, encoded by the coding sequence ATGCGGAAACTGATCTATGGCATGAACTCGACCCTGGACGGCTACATCGCCGCGGCCGGCGACGACATCGGCTGGGGCGGGCCGCGGAACGACGAGTTGTTCCAGTGGTGGCTCGACCACGAACAGGCGAGTGGCTTGTCGCTGTACGGGCGCAAACTGTGGGAGACGATGAGTTCCTACTGGCCGACCGGCGACCAACAGCCCAACGCCACCCCGGCGGAGATCGAGTTCGCGCGGAACTGGCGCGACACGCCGAAAGTGGTGTTCTCCTCGACGATCGAACACGTCGACTGGAACACCCGCCTGGTCACCGGCGACGCGATCACGGAGATCACCGGGCTCAAGGCAGAGGACGGTGGCCCGATGACCATCGGCGGCGCAACGCTCGCCGGGACGGCCATGCGCGCCGGGCTGATCGACGAGTACGTGATCGCCACCCATCCGGTTCTGGTGGGCGGCGGCACGCCGCTGTTCACCGCGCTGGACAACTGGGTGAACCTGAAGCTGGTGGAGACGAGGACGGTTCCCGGCGGCGTGGTTCTGACCAGGTACGAGACGAGGCGCTGA